Within Leptospira limi, the genomic segment TTCGTAAAACATTAAATATCGATTTTGCAAGGCCTTCAGTGGCTTTTAAGACTATGTTTCCAATAAAACCATCACATACGACAACATCTACTTCTCTTCCACTGCCATACAAATCACGGCCTTCTACATTACCGACAAAGTTAAAGGGAATTTTTTTTAAGAGATCAAAGGTTTTGACAGAAACAGTATTTCCTTTTTTATCTTCTTCCCCATTTGATAGGATTCCGACTTTAGGATTTTTGATACCAAACAGTTCCTTTGCATAAATTTCACCCATAACGGCAAATTGTGCTAGGTATTCTGGTTTGCAGTCAACATTCGCACCAGCGTCTAACAGAAGTACGGGGGGACCTTCCTCTCTAGGAATGTGAGCGGCAATGGGTGGTCGTAAAACGCCAGGTAGGCGACCGAGGTGTAATAATGCAGCGGCCATAGTAGCGCCAGTGTTTCCAGGAGAAAACACACCGATACATTCTTTGTCTGCTACTAAACGAACTGCTTTTACTACGGAAGAATCCTCCATAGCGCGGACTGCTATGGATGGAGAATCATTCATACCGATGATCTCAGTAGAATGTATGACACGGATTTTTTCAGTGTCATAATCGAATTTTAACAGGATATCAAGTAACTCTTGTTCATCGCCAACGAGCGAGACAGACAGTCCGAATTCTCGTACTGCCAGTACCGCGCCCTCGACGATACCTTCAGGGCCGTAATCTCCGCTCATCGCGTCCACGGCGACCCACATGACGGTTAGTTATCTTCGGTCGTTTTTTTAACTTTTTGAGCGACTACGAGTTTACCCTTATAAAAACCGCAATAAGGGCATACACGGTGGGAAAGAACAAATGATCCACAATTGGAACACGGGTTTAAGTTAGGTTTGCCAATCGCGTGATGGGCTCTTTTTGTTCTAACTTTCGATTTTGATTTACGTCTCTTTGGGACTGCCATGGCTATCCTCTATGGAATTATAACTGGTTTTTACTATGTTTTGGAAATCCGATGTGAAAACAATATTTTAATTTTCTAGGCTCTCGATAAGAGACCGTAATTCGGCATGTTTGTGATAAAAAGAGGAACGATTGCTGACCAAACGGGCTGTACTATACAAAATCGACTCAAATTCTTTCAGTCCATTGGCTTTTAAGGTTCCCCCAGTGGAAACTAGGTCGACGATACAATCGGAAAGTCCTACAATGGGAGCAAGTTCAATCGACCCATAAAGTTTGATGATTTCGCAGGAAATGCCTTTGGAAAAAAAATATTCGCGAGTGAGGTTCGGGTATTTGGTTGCTACTCGCACTTTGGAACGTTTGGCAAAAAGATCAAAATCGGGGAAGGAAGCAAGAGATAACCTACAGGCACCTAATTTGAGATCCACAGGTGCAATTAAGTCAAAACCACCTTCCCTTAGTATGTCCCAACCAACAATCCCAGCATCCGCTGCGGCTTCTTCCACATAGGTGCAGACATCTTGTGATCTAACAAATAATAGACGGATTCTTTTGTCTTCAGAGACGTAGGTGAGTTCTTTAGAACCCTCAGATGGCAAGTTTTTTAGCCATCCTTTGGATTTCAAAAGAAGAGCAGTTTCTTCGGCAAGCCTACCTTTCGGGAGAGCCAAAGTTAACATAGGTTAGTTTTTCCCGAGTTTAAGGAGTAAATAACTTGCAAGGAGTTTTACATCTTCGCCAGATTCTGCACCATCAAGTTTGAGTGCTTTTTCTAGGAATTGTTTTGCCCCTTGTTTGTCTCCAGTTAGATACGACAATCTACCTGCTTGGTAATAAGACCATGCTTTAAACCCATTGAGTTCACGAGCAGGTTCTACTACGGTTGCAGCGATTTTATAATTTTCTAAAGACTTTGCGTTGTTTTTTTCCCGTTCCCGGTAATTACCAGCAATATAGAAATAGAGTGCTTTGATTTCTTTAGGAGTGTCGATTTTTTTTGCCGCATCTTCTAAGTAAGAAGCTGCTTTCCCAAACTCACCTTTCTCAGCATACAATTTAGAGAGGTCTTTCCAAACTCGAAGTTCCATTCTACCGGTACTTTGGTTTTGTAAAAATACTTCTAAACTTTGGATTTGTGCATCCAAACTAACATTTGCTTTTTGGTGTGTGAGCTTAAGGTCTTCTAAGGTAACCGTTTCTTTTTCAAAAAGATATTGTCTGTATTCAAAAAAGCCAATGACACCAGCTAACACAATGATAGCCGATGCAAGACTGATAAAAACAGACTTACGATTTTTAGATAAAAAATGAGTGAACTTTAAAAAAACAAGTTCCGCTTTTGAACCTTCAAAATCAGCGAACTCATCCTTTTCGATGAGTTCGGCTTGTTTTTTTTGTTCGATGATGTTCTTCTTATGAAACTTATCCATGGACCTAACGGTTTTGGTTTAAATTCATAAAAGATCCGATGGATTCACGTGAAGGTTGGTTGTCTTCCTTCATGTATTTAGCCATCTCTTCTCTTTCTACAGCTTTATCAAAGTCTTTGATAGAGAGGGAAATCTTCTTGTTGTTAGGTTCAATTTTAACTACAACAGTGCGAACAGAATCACCTACTTTGTAAAGGTCTTCTAACTTAATGTTACGACCATCTGGGATTTCAGATATGTGAACAAGGCCTTCGTAACCACCAGGTTCTACTTCCACAAACACTCCAAAGCTAACGATCGATTTCACACGACCTTCTACAAGAGTACCTGGTGGGTATTTTTTGCGAAGTGCTTCGTATGGGTGTTCAGAAAGTTGTTTTAATCCACAGCTAATGCGTTGTGCATCTAAGTTCACATCTAGGATTTTGTATTGAACCGATTGGCCTTTTTTAAGGAGGTTTAGTGGGTTCTTTTCTTTTTCATCCCAAGTGATATCAGAGATATGAATGAGTCCTTCGATTCCACTTTCTACTTCAACGAAAGCACCGTATTTTGTGATCCCTGTGATTTTACCTTCGAGAACATTCCCTGCACGAACGTTCGCAGAAAGAGCTTCCCAAGGGTTAGGAAGGAGTTGTTTGAGTCCGAGAGACAAACGTCTTGCTTCGAAATCAATGTCTAAAATTTCAGAGTCAACTTCTTGGCCTTTTTTCAAAACATCTTTTGGATGTGGTGGTTTTTTAGCCCAAGAAAGTTCAGTTGTATGGATGAGTCCTTCTAAACCTTCTTTGAGTTCTACGAAAGCTCCGAAGTTGGTAAGAGAAGTAACGATTCCTCTTACAACCATACCTTTTTCGAGTTCTTTTTTCGCCCAAGCCCATGGATCTTCATACAACTGTTTGATGCCAAGGGAAAGTTTATTGTTTTCCTTATCAATTTCAAGGACAATCACTTCTACTTCTGCACCGATGTTGAAGTATTGTTTGAAAGGAGCAAATTTTTTATAAGAGATATCGTTTTGGCGGAGAAGACCAACTACATCATAAACAGAAAGGAAAACACCAAAATTGGCGATTTTCACAACCTTTCCAGTTACCTTGTCTCCCACTTTTACTTTACCAAGGAGTTCTTCCCACTTTTCGCCGTTGATTTCGTCGAGAAGGGTTTTACGAGACACAACACCAGTTCTCGTTTTTTCATTGAGTTCGATGATTTTGAATGAAAACTCTTTTCCACCTTCAGTGGATTCTTTAAAACGAACCCCTACGTGAGAAGCTGGTAGGAATAATTGGATTCCTTCACTTTCTACGAGGTAACCTTTGTTTTTCACTTCACCGACAATTTTGCCCGAAAGTGGGTATCCGTTTTGGCTTGCATCTTTGATGGTTTCCCAACCAACTCTTTGGTCCGCTTCCTTTTTGGAGAGGACACAATACCCGTCGACCCGCTTTTTGATGATCGCACTGACTTTCTCACCACGTTTTGGCGTTTCAGAGAAGTCTTCACGAGAAACACGAGCTTCTAATTTTTCTCCAATATCAAGGAAAACAGTGTCACCGATGACATCGACTACAGTCCCTTCAATCAGGGTGCCTTTTCCTGCGGAGTTCTCTTGTTCTTGTGCTTGTGACTGCGATTCCCACTTCTCTAATAATTCGCCGAAGGAAGTGGTCTCATTTTTGGGGGAGGATGGGTTGGTTGAATTCAATGGTTACCGGGATACAAAACTTAGATTTGCCCAGAGGGTGAAACCTTGGACAGGATAGTATTTAGGACAGTTTCTGTGTCGAGGGTGCTCGTGTCAATCAGGATTGCGTCCGAAGCTTGTTTCAGCGGAGCCACAGTACGGGTGGTGTCACTTTCGTCCCTAGCCACAATTTCCTCTTTGATGTGATTTAGGTCGGCTTTGAAGCCCTTAGCAACTAATTCATCGTATCGGCGTTTGGCCCTGACTTCCACAGAGGCAGTGAGAAAAAATTTAAATTTGGACTTCGGGAAAACTTCTGTCCCTATGTCCCGACCATCCATCACGAGTTTGTGAGTTCTGGCAAATTCCCGGATATGGCGGTTTAAGATTTCCCGAAAAGCACGCCTTGGCGCAATGTAACGGATTTTTTTTGTGATCTCTGGGTCACGGATTTCATGGCTTATGTCCTTCTCTCCGAGGAACATGATGTTCTCGCCTTGGGATGAGAGTTCACAATGTACGGGGATTTTGGATACGGAGAAACCAAATTCTGCCTCGTCCTTTTCTAAAAGGGAAGCATCAGCAAGTTTTTCGGTGTAAAACGGAAATTTGGATTCATCCTCACCAGTCGTTTGGAATTTTTCCCAAATAGCAAAGGTTAGCGCACGGTAAAATGCCCCTGAATCTAAGTAATGGTATCCCAATTTGGTGGCGATCATTCGAGCAAGAGTACTTTTTCCGGAACCAGCTGGCCCATCAATTGCGATTACATTTTCGATAGATTGTAAACTCATAAGTAGATAGGCAAATTCTAAGAATGGATTTGTTTTCGTCTAGAGGAATTCTTTTGCCAAAACATAGGCTAACCAAGAGTATACGTATTAAGATTGACATGTTTTTTTTCGTCAGAAGGATCAGGGGCAAAAGGTGGAGTTTTCGTGAAAGTTCGAAATCGTAATCTGGATCCAGAACGTATCGCTGACTTTGAAAGTTTCCGGAGTGGCGTTCTGGAAAAAATCGTCAAAAATTCACCCTTACAAAAAATTCTAAACGAAATTGTCGCAGGGATCGAGACACTGAACCCTTCTCTCATTTGTACCATTATTCTCATTGAAAATTCAAAAATTAAAATCGGTGCCGCCCCTTCTCTTCCCAAAATTTATAACGATGCCATTGAAGGGGTTTTGATTGGCCCTGAAGTTGGGTCTTGTGGTACGGCAGCTTACACAGGAAAACGAATCATTGTAGAAGATATCAGCAAAAGTCCACTTTGGAAAAATTACAAGGACATTGCACTGAGTGTAGGACTTTACTCTTGTTGGTCAGAACCCATTCGGTCTCACACCGATGAAGTTGTGGGAACATTTGCTATGTACCACCGAGAAGTTGTTAGCCCCACTGAGTTTGATATTTTTATCATTTCAGAAACTGCTGATTTAGTGAGTATCGCCATTGAAAAATCAATCACATCCACAAAACTTTTGGAAAGTGAAAAACGATTCCGTGACTTCTTTGAAAAAAATTCATCGGTGATCCTAATCATTGATCCGCTAACAGGTGACATCATCGATGCAAATGAATCAGCAGTCTTATTTTACGGTTATCCACATGAAGCACTTTCAAAAATGAATATTGATTTCATTAACATGCTCAATCATGATGATTTAAAAACAGAAAGGATGTCGGCACTTAACGAAAACAAAAGTTTTTTTTCGTTTTCACACAAATTAGCAAATGGCAAAATCAAACAAGTAGAGATTTTTTCAACACCAATCAAATCTGACAATCGCACTGTTTTGTTTTCTATCGTTCATGATGTAACAGAACGCAAAATTGCAGAAGAAAAAGTAAATGCACTGCTTTCGGAAAAAGAAATGATACTACGTGAAGTTCACCACCGTATCAAAAACAATATGACTATTTTGAACAATTTATTGGATTTACAAGCTAACTCCAATGAAAACGAAGCTGTCAAAACTTCCTTGAAAGAAGCGACAAGCCGAATCAAAACCATGTCTGTTTTATATGATAAACTTTATACAGAAAAGGATAACACTGAATTACAATTGAAGGATTACTTAGAACCACTAACGAACGAAATCATTTCCTTATTCCCTTATCCCGTGCAATTAAACTTAAATATAGCTAATCTCAAAATAACTTCAGACCAACTTCGTGCGATAGGGATCATCACAAACGAATTATTAACCAACAGTTTGAAATATTCCAGGAATACGGCAAACAAACTTGAAATTCAAATCAAAGTATGGCAGGAAGGCGATTATTT encodes:
- the plsX gene encoding phosphate acyltransferase PlsX, whose translation is MWVAVDAMSGDYGPEGIVEGAVLAVREFGLSVSLVGDEQELLDILLKFDYDTEKIRVIHSTEIIGMNDSPSIAVRAMEDSSVVKAVRLVADKECIGVFSPGNTGATMAAALLHLGRLPGVLRPPIAAHIPREEGPPVLLLDAGANVDCKPEYLAQFAVMGEIYAKELFGIKNPKVGILSNGEEDKKGNTVSVKTFDLLKKIPFNFVGNVEGRDLYGSGREVDVVVCDGFIGNIVLKATEGLAKSIFNVLRNSIRQSSLAQTGALLLKSTFTAVKKRLDYAEYGGALLLGVEGICMIGHGSSNALAVKNAVRVISECAKHGINERIRERLGEYKNILGDSH
- the rpmF gene encoding 50S ribosomal protein L32 yields the protein MAVPKRRKSKSKVRTKRAHHAIGKPNLNPCSNCGSFVLSHRVCPYCGFYKGKLVVAQKVKKTTEDN
- a CDS encoding tetratricopeptide repeat protein; the protein is MDKFHKKNIIEQKKQAELIEKDEFADFEGSKAELVFLKFTHFLSKNRKSVFISLASAIIVLAGVIGFFEYRQYLFEKETVTLEDLKLTHQKANVSLDAQIQSLEVFLQNQSTGRMELRVWKDLSKLYAEKGEFGKAASYLEDAAKKIDTPKEIKALYFYIAGNYREREKNNAKSLENYKIAATVVEPARELNGFKAWSYYQAGRLSYLTGDKQGAKQFLEKALKLDGAESGEDVKLLASYLLLKLGKN
- a CDS encoding histidine kinase dimerization/phosphoacceptor domain -containing protein yields the protein MKVRNRNLDPERIADFESFRSGVLEKIVKNSPLQKILNEIVAGIETLNPSLICTIILIENSKIKIGAAPSLPKIYNDAIEGVLIGPEVGSCGTAAYTGKRIIVEDISKSPLWKNYKDIALSVGLYSCWSEPIRSHTDEVVGTFAMYHREVVSPTEFDIFIISETADLVSIAIEKSITSTKLLESEKRFRDFFEKNSSVILIIDPLTGDIIDANESAVLFYGYPHEALSKMNIDFINMLNHDDLKTERMSALNENKSFFSFSHKLANGKIKQVEIFSTPIKSDNRTVLFSIVHDVTERKIAEEKVNALLSEKEMILREVHHRIKNNMTILNNLLDLQANSNENEAVKTSLKEATSRIKTMSVLYDKLYTEKDNTELQLKDYLEPLTNEIISLFPYPVQLNLNIANLKITSDQLRAIGIITNELLTNSLKYSRNTANKLEIQIKVWQEGDYFYLFIGDNGNGFNFQVANAENQGFGLSLVTMLTKQINGELSFNGDKRTEYKFKFPLQKLKSI
- the cmk gene encoding (d)CMP kinase — encoded protein: MSLQSIENVIAIDGPAGSGKSTLARMIATKLGYHYLDSGAFYRALTFAIWEKFQTTGEDESKFPFYTEKLADASLLEKDEAEFGFSVSKIPVHCELSSQGENIMFLGEKDISHEIRDPEITKKIRYIAPRRAFREILNRHIREFARTHKLVMDGRDIGTEVFPKSKFKFFLTASVEVRAKRRYDELVAKGFKADLNHIKEEIVARDESDTTRTVAPLKQASDAILIDTSTLDTETVLNTILSKVSPSGQI
- a CDS encoding 30S ribosomal protein S1 — encoded protein: MNSTNPSSPKNETTSFGELLEKWESQSQAQEQENSAGKGTLIEGTVVDVIGDTVFLDIGEKLEARVSREDFSETPKRGEKVSAIIKKRVDGYCVLSKKEADQRVGWETIKDASQNGYPLSGKIVGEVKNKGYLVESEGIQLFLPASHVGVRFKESTEGGKEFSFKIIELNEKTRTGVVSRKTLLDEINGEKWEELLGKVKVGDKVTGKVVKIANFGVFLSVYDVVGLLRQNDISYKKFAPFKQYFNIGAEVEVIVLEIDKENNKLSLGIKQLYEDPWAWAKKELEKGMVVRGIVTSLTNFGAFVELKEGLEGLIHTTELSWAKKPPHPKDVLKKGQEVDSEILDIDFEARRLSLGLKQLLPNPWEALSANVRAGNVLEGKITGITKYGAFVEVESGIEGLIHISDITWDEKEKNPLNLLKKGQSVQYKILDVNLDAQRISCGLKQLSEHPYEALRKKYPPGTLVEGRVKSIVSFGVFVEVEPGGYEGLVHISEIPDGRNIKLEDLYKVGDSVRTVVVKIEPNNKKISLSIKDFDKAVEREEMAKYMKEDNQPSRESIGSFMNLNQNR
- the hisG gene encoding ATP phosphoribosyltransferase; amino-acid sequence: MLTLALPKGRLAEETALLLKSKGWLKNLPSEGSKELTYVSEDKRIRLLFVRSQDVCTYVEEAAADAGIVGWDILREGGFDLIAPVDLKLGACRLSLASFPDFDLFAKRSKVRVATKYPNLTREYFFSKGISCEIIKLYGSIELAPIVGLSDCIVDLVSTGGTLKANGLKEFESILYSTARLVSNRSSFYHKHAELRSLIESLEN